In Tripterygium wilfordii isolate XIE 37 chromosome 17, ASM1340144v1, whole genome shotgun sequence, the genomic window atcatcatGAACCCTCAGGAAGCTTCCGAAATTTCATTTTATGTAAGAATCATTAGATGTCAAAAGGGGCACATAACTTATAAAGTCAGAAAGCCAATTACTGTGGTCTATTTAAACAGAAATTAGATCACAAGAGTGGTCTCGAATGTGGGTGGCACAAAGATTGAGGAGATCATTCCACATAGCTCCATTGAGCGAGCAGGAATCCCCCGATCAAGATAGAGTAGCATAAGTAATATATCAGAGGATTGGAGTAACTACAAATATCCTCTATTCCACTAGAAAAATGAAACAGATTAAAAAGATTATCTGATGAGCCAGATGTCATGAACTCgaaaattatttgtatttttgcaGTGTTCAGTTTTTTCTTTCCTTGCTAGGCATTTATAACATCAAGAAACTGGGTTAAAGGTTCTATTTAAAGGGACTCTGTAAAGCAATTTTCCGAATAGTTCATACATCGGGAATTTAAAATCAGTCGAAACCAAAAATTATCACATACTCACTAGCAAACATGCCATTTGGGGTTAATCCAATACAACATATTGATATCCAAAGTTTAAATATTTGCCTAACGGCCCTAACCTCATGCGGCTTTTCTACTCAAATTTTCCATCTAAATTAGGTAACATAGATCCTCCCTGCGTCAATACTGAATGGCTGTGCGTCTCAATAAGATTCAAATTCAGATGTTTCACAGACAGGAAGGAAAACATCACCATAAGATATCATTTGGAATCATCAACAAGATGATCATGATTCCCAGGAAGTTTTACTAAATTTAATCCGTCAATCAACTTCATCATGTTTAAGATTGCAAAAGGTTTGAGAGATAGCACATCAAATCAGTCTATCATCAAAACCAACATTTATCCATGAAATCCAAGTCAGAAATGAATTATCCAAACTATTTAATGAACCAACTACAGACGGTTGTTGCCGGTATTAatatgttgaaacttgaaagaaagTAAACGCTCATTACAATTATATAAAATCAGACAGTAGCAAGGTTAAAGAGGTAAGAACCTTGATGTAGCTACATCTTCGCCAAAATCTCTCATTGAGTTCCTATCCCCACTAAGCATGGACCGACCACGTGCTCGGAATGAAGGATGCTCTGGGCTGtagaaaagcaaaagcaataatgataaaaatctaaaaaattgCATAAATATAAAAGGCAAAGCACACAAGATCTAAGGCATCAGTCAGAATATAAAACACAATTCAAAACAATTGTGAGCATTCAAAGAagcaaatcaaacaaatagTGTCGCGATATTGGTATACAACAAATACTTTTAAGCTTACAACCTAAGAAATTTGAGATAACAAGAAATGCATTTTGAACATCTATTTCCTTCCCTAGATATATTACATTATCTAGCATGTAAACCACCTCCTACACCCCCAAAACCCAGCTGGAGATTGTCTGGTATGACATTAATATGCAACATGGCACatcttcataaaaaaaattcattgtccATCATTAAAAAAATGGTAAACTATAAACTAACCTGAGATTAACATGCTGAATTCCTAGTTTTGCAATGCTAGTAGCCTGATCAGTGATATTTCATGGAGTAGATAAAGCAATGAAAGAGCAACCAGTATCTAAAGCATCAGAGAAAGTATTTACAATGATTTGTGAATGATTTTCAAGACTATGACTTTTGGCATTTTTCAGACTGTTTCTTCTTGAACAGAACATGGACAGCAAACTCCAAGTTCTTAGATAGACTCATTGAAGCTCGTAGATAATATACCACTTACATATCCAACACGCTTAACTCATCAATAGCGATGCAACAGAAACATTTTCGCTAACAACTAAGGGGGTGCAAGGTTAAAGAACACAGAATTAACATTATAGGCCATGTTTCTTTCTTCTGATAGACGGATAGAGAACTttctttggaaaagaaaaaaactcggtatggaaaatttaaaattttagtaacttgaaacataacatggaaaATGCGACAAAGATGTAAAAGTTCCCATCAATAATAGGAAAACTTAAACTTGTAACATAATATGATGTAATTTCAGTAAAAATGTTGATCCAAAACCAAAAATAAGGATTAAGAGGAACCTCGAACTAGCAGTCCGTTGTTCTGCAATAACTTTTCTTCTGCCACGTCGCCAGAATGTATTCGCAATATTTGGTTCACTATGTGATAGACTagtgaaataaaatgaaaactAGTTACAAGTTCATGAAGAGAAAGCACTTTTCCCCAAAAGGCACCGTAACAAAAAGTTTATGAAGATAAGTGTTACCTTAATTTCCTGTCGACAGAGGAGTTCGATCGTAACATCATATTTCGCAGTGAAAGGCCTGATACATTTGAAGAAGCTTCTAGCTTCCTATGTAACTGTTGACTCTCATCTTTCTCCGCACTGTGGCCAAACAGACAAGGAGAAGATAAAtgacattaataaaataattgaaagtcCGATAACACCAAAAGGGACCAGGGCAGGgaccaaagaaaaagaacagaaaCAAACTGAAGGAAATAACAAATCTCTTACCTAGAGACATCACattaaaaaagtttaaaaagTGACCGATACAAGCAGTTTGAACTTTTAACATGTTTCTAACACCATTAGCTAACCTGTCGGGATCCAATCTCTCAGAAAATCCGTACAGAGGACTGTTTGGCTCCAATGGTGAGTCACAAGAGTCATTTTCTGCAGAATCGCTCTCCCCTGCAGCTGAAACATGGGTCATAAAGATTGATTTGGTTGTTCGAGGTAGCAACTGACCAGGAAACTTCATAAGATCAACCAGCAATTCCATAGAATTCAGTACAACAATCACAGACAGATGTTTATATGAGTCTGGGCACTCAACATTTCCGTCACTTGGCAAACCCTAAggcagaaaggaaaaaaaaaagcaaagccattcaaataaaatacatgatgagcaacaaaaaaaaaagtacattgAACCATCTTCTTTTGATCCAGATAATGTTGTCATCCataggaaaagaaaacataaataacATTTTCAAGCTGTCAAGTGAAGAAGCCTACCACCATGAGCCTACTTTCAAGCCCCACAGTATCAGCTAAAACTTTGAACAAGATCGCTCGAGAACGGCATGATCCATGTCTTATTTGGCCCAGTAGCTGGACAGCCCGATTCTCAAATATGTGGGAGGTTTCCTCTAGTGCAGCTTTTGCTGGACTTTCCGAATTTGGCCGTTTGTAAAAATCGGCCACCTGTTTTAAGAGTAGCAAGAATCAATATCCAAGTAGATAttttgtgaaaaaaagaagaggtaTTATAAAGTCGAGGGGAAAAAACATTTCTTATATTTTGGATGTTAAATGAAGTATGAAGAAAGCAATTAATATTCATTGTTTAAGCACTAAATGAATGCAGAGAGATGCAATGGCTTCAATATACAGTTATCAAAGACTGTTGTTGCAtggttttttcttgttttcaaatcCAAAAGGTAAGACAAACCGTAATTTCTGTAGTAGAGTGCGGTTGTGTTAAGGCGTGGGCTTAAGGTAGAGCAATGTTAGACTGCCACCTATTCTTCAGATGTGGTGTTTGTGGTGAGAAAGGATTACATTTGATTTTGATAGTGTTTAAGAAACAGTGCAGTAGCATCCTGTTTTTTGGTTTCATCTTCTGCAAAGTCCTATTTCGGGAGTGAGATTTTAAGGTAAGAATGTTAAGGGAAGGGTTTCAGAATCACTTGTAAATTCCAAGATCAAGGGTTTGGTTCCACCCTGGAGCAATCGCGAATTTAACACTTGCAAAATAGAAACTTATTGGCACAACTTCCAACCTACTACTAATACAATAATAGTACACAAGGAAACCAACCCCATTAGATGGCATATAGAATATGCTGTATGAGATAGAAACCCAtgccttgaaagttgaaagtatTGAATCAACAGTTTTGTCAGCCTGCTTCCATAGACAAGTATGGAAATGTACAATATGTACAAACAAGCCCATTAGATATCCATCCCCAGGCAAAAAGGAAAGGATTTTCTAGGAGTCACATCACCAATGTGAATCAAGTAATCGCAATTAGAAGACGATAAAATATAgataaagaacaaagaaaatgtCATACAAGGATTCTCACCAATCCAGCAATCTTTTTTATCACTGCAGCAGGATTTGAGTTCAATCCTTTCACCAGTGTCACAATCAATTGCTTAAGCATAGATAGCTTTTTATCCCGCTTGGCATCTACGAGAATGATATCAGCCTTGAAACCTTCTCCCAATGCATAAAGCTCATCTAAAGTAGGAATACTATCAAAATGTTCCTTGAGCCGTTTATCCTGTGCACAATCACAAAAACTGTCAATCAAATcataacaagaagaaaattattGCTTTCTAAGTGGAATCCAACCAAACAGCACCAGATGACAAGTTAGAAGGCACGCTTAATTACAAATGGGGAAGGAATCAGTCATATAACCCTCAGAGTGCTACAAATCCAGCAATAATTAGATTGGCATAAATCTTGCAGCAAGCCATCAATTATAACAAGAATATACaccaatttaaaatatttaacaaacaaatcTTACCGGAATGACAGAATAGAAACCATTGGGAATAGGCTCAGAAAGGATTCCTGTGCTCCAAAGTACTTGTGATGCTGCCCGTGATAAACTCCCATCTTCTTCAGAATTTCTAGGTGATTCTCTATTACTCAAACTCTCTTCTTGAGAACCGAATGAAACAGACCCAAATTTCTCCATAAAATCTGAAGGCCACCATGTAGAATTAGAAGGGCCTTGCTCGGCAGGTCCTGCATCATCTCTTGTCCCCTCCATGTCGAATATTTCAAATCTGAAACCATTTTCCACTACTTCTTAACccacaaaaatcattttcagcGTCTACGTAGTTCTTAGACAACAAAAATTTTTGTACCGCTAACTCCTTGTGGCCCAACTTCTTTTGGCTGGAGGTCATCTAACCTACAATTACCAAAATAAGAGGTTAAACTTCATTTACCAATACCAGAGACAGACCATTATGGAAGCACAAGATTCCTTCTAAAAAGAAGCAACAATGCAAAAAACTAAATACATAAGGAAGTTCAATAAATAAACAATATGAAGAGTAGATACACTGGACTTCTGCTCTTAAAATTACACAATTAAGTTGACTAAATTTTGACAAAGTCTGATGTTCACAAGGCAAATCTCATTTTCCTGCCTACTCGGAAACCTTTAGTGAAAGAGATGATGCTGAGGAAACAATTGTATAAGTTGAGATAGGAACAAAATAGAACATAACAGTTTTCTCCAGATTTTTCAGTTCCTCTTCCTCTGGTTCcttaataaagaaaatgaaaataaattacTTCTGCTTGTCAACACAAGAACATTGACATGGTAGAATGTTTTCAGCGAGGCACTAACTACGTAATTGTTTGTTATACTCTATGCCACTTCCGAAGGTCCTTCAGATCTTCCGTAGTTTCTTCTAAATACTTAAATTGGTCAGAACTCAGAAGCAGCAAGTAAATGAATCAAAGGCAAGTTAACTAGTGATTTCATAGGGTAGCCATTTTCGAACACAGCACAAGAATAACATAAATGTTCAAAAGATTTTCTCCTAACGCAACTTACTCTTACCGAGATGGTATAGCAACTAAACCCAAATAACTAAATTGTCTCCTAAAATACTTGCAACAAATTATGATTCACTAGACACTTCATTATAATATCTCGTCACGTTTATTTTATTACTTATCAAGGCAATTCGGTTCCCAATGATAGTTGCATTCAAATCAGTAAAATCCAGGGAAAGCAAATTGGGATCGAATTCCGGTGTTCAGGTACGAAATCCAAAACGTTGGAAGCTCAAAATCTCCTGAATAAAGCATTCCTAAATCACACTAATAAAACAGTCATTAAACTTGAAAATTCGGCAGTTGCGTTTTACTAATAAATGGTTAATTAACCTAAAGATCCAACGCCAAACCAATCCGCATATCAAAGACTAATGATCCAATCCAACAACAGTCAAAGAAACAGGGAAGCAAAACAAGAAACCAAAAAAGCACCTAAAATTGGAATCAAGAAAGACAAGAATTGAAATAAACAATCGCAACGAGACAAATCAGAGGGCTCACCACCAGCAGATCCAAATATCCAAAAGTGCAGCAAATCCTTCAATTCAACAGCATTTGAATCTCGAAGCAGGTCTCCATTgaagaaatcaaaacaaacatatGCGAGCGAGAAAGAGTGAGAAAGAGACAAGGTCAGAAAGAGCGAGTGCAGACtgcagagagaaagagagagaaaataaaaaccgAATATGTAATAGTACCTAAAGTGAGAGAGGGAGATGGATTCAATTTTTGGAtcgaaattaattaattatggttAAAGGTAGATgaaagcaagcaagcaagaaaaagaaaatgaaggaaggttttttaatatttaagcGGGGGAGAGTCACGTGCGGCACGGGGGTTTTGGGGGATCTGATCTGGGGACCTCTCTCCGACAGCCAGCTGGCAATTAGGGTGTCTCACCAACATCCACACACCCCTTCGTCTCGTTGGAGTTCAGTGGGCCGGTTAATTGCTAAAAGAATCGATTCATATTGAATGAGGCCAACTGGCCTAGTatcagtaaaaaaaaagaagaagaaagaaagtagtCAAAATGGGAGATAATTCCAATTTGATTACAATGTATATATGCCTGCCTGCCTGTGTGGTTGAATCAAGCAGCTCTACCAACTACATTGCATTTTCGGAACCCCATTGATTACATCACTTCCAATAAAATCACCATCCAAATCCATATATGTAGTTCTACGGTGCAACTTTTAGTTACTGAAATATTAGACATGTTTGACACGTTTAAATTCGATCCCCCAATATTCGAATGTTTAGGTACTAAGCTACATGTGTCACCATGATTAGGGGCGGATTTAGAAAATGAATTTAGGGTCGGCTTAGTTAGTTGGGATGTAGGAATTTATAAGAAGAAAGCTGAAGGTTGACCAGGGTTCGGGGGCAACGTCTCCGAAATTTTTTTAGAACATTTACTGAAAAGTGACTGGAGATGAACAAATATCTACGTAGTTATTACATTAAGTAAATATTTATGTAGTCATTAAATTACACATCAAAATCTATATATTGAACAATGATTGGGAATAAGAATCGTTTAAATTGTGCTAGATGATTTTTCATTGAGCGGAAATCTTCTATCATGTATGAGTGTGCAtgtatcaatcaataattattaaattaaccatacatatatatagttattaaaTAAATCTAAACAAGTgaatttaatttaagatttGGGTATTTAGAAGCATATATGataattttttctcaaaatttgaGGGTAGGCTATGGGCCTTAGCTGCATCTGCCCCTGACCATGATATTGCATCtctgtatatattttttgaaaaagagagcacccatatatatatatatatattttttttttaaatcgaaCATTAGACATACATATGTTTAACCCAATCGATTttcaaccgagccacctctcatTAGTGAGAGCATCTATATTAAGACTTTCACTTTTAAATGGATTAATCGACAATGGGCTGTTGAATGTTGATTAATAACAAAGCGAAAATAATATTCGTTTTATCATATGGGCCTGGGCTAGGCGTGTTGAAGTTGAAcctttattataattttcatgGGCTGAAAGAGAAGGCCTATAGGGTTGGGCTTGACTCTTGAATAGGAGCAATGCCAATGAGCTGTCTAATATGACTAGACCTTTGTTATGTGGGCTCCAGCTACCAGGCTGGAGAGGTTGCTTTACACACACAAACTGTGACTTCGTTGGAAGACTTTAAGGAGAGATCTCGGAAGCACCGACACACG contains:
- the LOC119982842 gene encoding serine/threonine-protein kinase EDR1-like isoform X3, coding for MEGTRDDAGPAEQGPSNSTWWPSDFMEKFGSVSFGSQEESLSNRESPRNSEEDGSLSRAASQVLWSTGILSEPIPNGFYSVIPDKRLKEHFDSIPTLDELYALGEGFKADIILVDAKRDKKLSMLKQLIVTLVKGLNSNPAAVIKKIAGLVADFYKRPNSESPAKAALEETSHIFENRAVQLLGQIRHGSCRSRAILFKVLADTVGLESRLMVGLPSDGNVECPDSYKHLSVIVVLNSMELLVDLMKFPGQLLPRTTKSIFMTHVSAAGESDSAENDSCDSPLEPNSPLYGFSERLDPDSAEKDESQQLHRKLEASSNVSGLSLRNMMLRSNSSVDRKLSLSHSEPNIANTFWRRGRRKVIAEQRTASSSPEHPSFRARGRSMLSGDRNSMRDFGEDVATSSCRSDGASTLDARRIRRRSISITPEIGDDIVRAVRAMNETLKQNRLLKKRGENSSFNQSSNDRNIGSDLHKSVSNLHLDGHDEISGGRSASYSHSRDQINSQKAVSLPSSPHEYRSQTLERTDPSDYAVNNELVSTWNKVLESPMFHNQPLLPFKEWDIEFSELTVGTRVGIGFFGEVFRGVWNGTEVAIKVFLEQDLTAENMEDFCNEISILSRLRHPNVILFLGACTKPPRLSMVTEYMEMGSLYYLIHLSGQKKKLSWRRRLKMLRDICRLLCGSYVQM